The region GACGCGAGATGAAGATATTCATCGCCGGAGGAACCGGCGTGATCGGTCGAGCGTTGGTTCCCCGACTGCTCGCCCAAGGCCACCAGATCACCATCCTCAGCCGGCACCCGGAGCGGGCGGACGAGCTACGAGGGCGCGGCGTGGATGTCGTCAGTGGCGACGTCTACGATCGGCGTCGGCTCGAGGAAATCCTGCTGGCCAGCCGGCCGCAAGCCCTCGTCCACCAGCTCACCGCCCTGCCGGCGGCGATCGATCCGCGGCGCATCGAGGATCAGCTCGCCGCCAACGATCGCATCCGTCGTGAGGGCACCGCCAACCTTTTGGCCGCTGCGGACCGGGCCGGCGTCGAGCGCATCGTGGCCCAGAGCATCGCCTTCGCCTATGCCCCGATCGGCGGTGCCGTCAAGAACGAAGAAGAACCCCTTTGGCACGCCGCCCCCTGGCCCTGGCGGCGCTCCGTCGAGGCGATCGCGGAGCTCGAAGCCCGGGTTCGAGAGGCCGACGGCACCGTGCTGCGCTACGGCTACTTCTACGGCCCCGGCACCGCCTACGATCGCAACGGTTCGATGGCCGAGATGGTGCGGCAGCGGAAGCTGCCGATCGCCGCCGGGGGTCACGGAGTCTTCTCCTTCGTGCATGTCGACGACGCCGCCGAGGCCACGGTCCGGGCGATCGCGAACGGTTCGCCGGAGGTCTTCAATATCGTCGACGACGAGCCTGCCCCCCTCCACCAGTGGCTGCCCGTCTACGCCGCCGCCCTGCAGGCTCCACCACCACGCCGCCTTCCGGCCTGGTTGACTCGCCTCTTCGCGGGCCGCTTCGGTCTCTACACCATGACCGAGCAGCGCGGTGCGGCCAATGGACGGGCTCGACGCAGGCTGTCATGGGAGCCACAATTCAAGACCTGGCGGGTGGGATTCGAGCAGGCCTTGAGGCCCGATCCCAGCCCCCCTCGCAGCGTCACCTCCGAGGCCTCGGGGCGATGACCTCGAGCTCGGGCAACAACGGCGGCGAGATCTCAGACGAGCTGGCCGCCCTCTTCGGCCACCATCGCCCGTACCTTTTCGCCGTCGCCTATCGCTTTCTGGGCATCGCCGAGGACGCCGAAGATGTCCTGCAAGAGGCCTGGCTGCGCTTGGCCTCGGCCCGCCCCGACGACCTCGAAGAGCCGCGCGCCTACCTCGTCACCATCGTCAGCCGCCTCTGCCTCGATCTGCTGCGCTCGGCGCGGCGGCGGCGGGAAGAGTACGTCGGTGTCTGGCTGCCGGAACCGGTTCCGAGCCCACAAGCCCTTCCGGAAGGCGAAGTCCTGGCTCGCGAGTCAGCCTCCTTCGCCTTCCTGCTCCTGCTCGAAAGGCTGAGCCCACGGCAGCGGGTCGTGCTGGTTCTCCATGACGTCTTCGATTTCCGCCATCGCGAAATCGCCACCATCATCGGAAGCAGCCTCGACGCCAGCCGCCAGATCCTACGCCGGGCACGGCGCGCCCTGGTCTTGCCGCGGCCGCCCGTACCGACCGCCTCCCCCGAGCTCATCGACCGCTTCTACACCGCCACCCGCGAGGGCGATCTCGAAGCGCTCCTCGCCACCCTGGCACCGGACGTCGTCTTGCTCAGTGACGGCGGAGGGCGCGTGTCGGCCCTGCCACAGCCACTGGCGGGCCGCTGGCGGGTCGGACGCTTCCTGATCGGAGTCAGTATCAAGACCGCCTGGGGCCCGGTCCAGCTCCAGGAGCTCAATGCCCAGCCGGCGCTGCTGATCTATCAGCAAGGAAAGCTGACCAACGCCATGCTCCTCGAGGCCGGTGCGGACGGCGTCCGCGCCCTCTACGTGGTGCGCAATCCGGACAAGCTGGCCGCCTTGGGGGCGAGATGGGAGATCGAGTTGGCGTAGTAGCGCAGCACCGGTAGCTCGGCCTCGACGGCGGAGTAGAGACCCTCCTCCTCGGCCACCAGGTGGCGCAGGATGAGCATGCGCAGCCCGAAATCGACGGCGTAGTCCTGGTCCTGGCGTGGAATGTAGACGTGGGCCCCGGAGCTCGCCAGGTGGTCCCGCAGAGCCAAGACTCGAGCCTTGAGCTCGAGGCTCGAGAGGGGTGAGCCGCCGGCCTCGTAGTTCTCGACCAGAACCGTTGCCACCAGCGGCACCGGCACCACCGGGATCACCTTGCCGACGGCCGCCATCAGCTCCTCGGCGAGCGCTCCCACCTGCACGAAACGCTCTTCCTTCGAGAGCTCGCGGAGATCGACCCCTGTACGAGCCAACCATTGCCGAACCGACACCGGAGTGCCGAAGTTGACGCAGGCATAGCCGAACCGGAACCAGCGGTTGGTGACGATCTGGCGAAAGTTGCGCCCGATGAAGCGCAGCGTCGTCCAGGCGGCCTCGCCGGCGCCGCGCCGTTCGGCCTCGGGGTCGAGGTCGCGCAGCAGGGTGCGGTCCTCGAGCACCCGGTCGTAGTTGAGGCCGACCGGCACGAAGACCACGTCCCGCTCGCCCTGCGGATCGAAGGAGCGCAGCATGTAGTCGAGCAGACCGAGCTTCGGTGGCAACAAGGCGCCGTCGCGGCTCAACCCACCCTCGGGATAGACCGCCTGGGTGACGCCGGATTTGGTCGCCATGTGGACATAGCGCTCGAGGACTCGCCGATAGAGGGCGTTGCGCGAGCGCCGGCGCACGAAGTAGGCCCCCATCGAGCGAATCAGCGTCTGCAGCGGCCAGATGCGGGCCCATTCACCGACGGCATAGGAAAGGGCGGTGCTCGCCGCCGCCAGATAGGCGACCAGGACGTAGTCCATGTTGCTGCGGTGGTTCATGATGAAGACCACCGTCGAGCGCGGATCGACCTGCGCCAGGGATTCTTCGTCCGTGTAGCCGACCCGCACCCGGTAGAGAAAGCGCGCCACCGAGCGGCCGATGCCGTAGCCGAATCGAAAGTAGAGGTAGGCGTTGAAGGCCGGAACGATCTCGCGGGCATAGCGCCGCACCCGGTCCATCGCGGCGGCCCGCGGGATGTCCTCCTCGCGGGCCAGGGTCTCCACCGTCTCCATCACCTGGGGATCGAAGCGCAGGCGATCGATCAGCACCTGCCGCTTGGTGAGCTTGAAGGGCTGGACCTGAATTCGCAGGCGGGTGTTGAGCTCGTCCAGCACCCGATTGACCCGCCGCCGGATGACATAGCGCACGCTCGGCATCAGCAGCCGGTCGAGCAGCGCCAGCGCCGCCGCAACCACCAGCAGAACGACCAGCCAGAGAGGAAGCGATATTTCCTGGGTCATGGAGATGAAGGCATCTTACTGCACCGCCCGGCCCACCAGCGCAGCCCGTCTCACGGCTTCGCCGCCGGACCGGGGGCGCCCAGCTCTCTCGGGCCCGGAAGCAGGTTGCCGATGGGTTTTCGGCAACCTGCTAGTCGGTGACCACGAACTGTCGCGCCATCGCCTGCCGCAAGGCGGCGGCGAGCTGCTTGCGGTCCTCACCCACCAAGGGCTGGTCGCCGAAGGTCACCGTAGCCTCGAAGCCACGCAGCCGCTGAAAGCGCTTGAAGTGCGGCGCCAGCTCCTCGTCCCCGTACCAGCAGATGGCGTCACGGGCCCGC is a window of Acidobacteriota bacterium DNA encoding:
- a CDS encoding NAD(P)-dependent oxidoreductase — protein: MKIFIAGGTGVIGRALVPRLLAQGHQITILSRHPERADELRGRGVDVVSGDVYDRRRLEEILLASRPQALVHQLTALPAAIDPRRIEDQLAANDRIRREGTANLLAAADRAGVERIVAQSIAFAYAPIGGAVKNEEEPLWHAAPWPWRRSVEAIAELEARVREADGTVLRYGYFYGPGTAYDRNGSMAEMVRQRKLPIAAGGHGVFSFVHVDDAAEATVRAIANGSPEVFNIVDDEPAPLHQWLPVYAAALQAPPPRRLPAWLTRLFAGRFGLYTMTEQRGAANGRARRRLSWEPQFKTWRVGFEQALRPDPSPPRSVTSEASGR
- the sigJ gene encoding RNA polymerase sigma factor SigJ; protein product: MTSSSGNNGGEISDELAALFGHHRPYLFAVAYRFLGIAEDAEDVLQEAWLRLASARPDDLEEPRAYLVTIVSRLCLDLLRSARRRREEYVGVWLPEPVPSPQALPEGEVLARESASFAFLLLLERLSPRQRVVLVLHDVFDFRHREIATIIGSSLDASRQILRRARRALVLPRPPVPTASPELIDRFYTATREGDLEALLATLAPDVVLLSDGGGRVSALPQPLAGRWRVGRFLIGVSIKTAWGPVQLQELNAQPALLIYQQGKLTNAMLLEAGADGVRALYVVRNPDKLAALGARWEIELA
- a CDS encoding 1-acyl-sn-glycerol-3-phosphate acyltransferase translates to MTQEISLPLWLVVLLVVAAALALLDRLLMPSVRYVIRRRVNRVLDELNTRLRIQVQPFKLTKRQVLIDRLRFDPQVMETVETLAREEDIPRAAAMDRVRRYAREIVPAFNAYLYFRFGYGIGRSVARFLYRVRVGYTDEESLAQVDPRSTVVFIMNHRSNMDYVLVAYLAAASTALSYAVGEWARIWPLQTLIRSMGAYFVRRRSRNALYRRVLERYVHMATKSGVTQAVYPEGGLSRDGALLPPKLGLLDYMLRSFDPQGERDVVFVPVGLNYDRVLEDRTLLRDLDPEAERRGAGEAAWTTLRFIGRNFRQIVTNRWFRFGYACVNFGTPVSVRQWLARTGVDLRELSKEERFVQVGALAEELMAAVGKVIPVVPVPLVATVLVENYEAGGSPLSSLELKARVLALRDHLASSGAHVYIPRQDQDYAVDFGLRMLILRHLVAEEEGLYSAVEAELPVLRYYANSISHLAPKAASLSGLRTT